From Oenococcus sicerae, the proteins below share one genomic window:
- the rihC gene encoding ribonucleoside hydrolase RihC, producing the protein MNVIIDTDPGIDDAVALSVILNNDCFNVQLITTVAGNVTVEKTTKNALKIADFFHATVPIAAGASRPLIKTFEDAARIHGESGMAGYEFAEPTRQPSVQTAVEAWHELLTQSSEKITLILTGSYTNFALWYREYPKDAAKIDKVIAMGGTLSSGNMTSAAEFNVFTDPDAAKILLASELPITMIGLDVTLKALVNQKWLDDISALNQSGSMIASLISHYNDRHVDGWPLHDVNTIGYLCHPDFYQAKRLWVDVITDGPAIGETVADIRAAYHQGQTNVTVVTDINQPAFAQWLKTEISLMLR; encoded by the coding sequence ATGAATGTAATTATTGATACGGATCCAGGAATCGATGATGCAGTTGCGTTATCTGTGATTTTAAATAACGATTGTTTTAATGTACAACTGATCACGACCGTTGCTGGTAATGTGACAGTTGAAAAGACCACGAAAAACGCACTGAAAATTGCTGATTTTTTTCATGCCACAGTGCCAATCGCAGCGGGTGCTAGTCGGCCCTTAATCAAGACCTTTGAAGATGCCGCACGTATTCATGGCGAGTCAGGAATGGCAGGATATGAGTTCGCCGAACCGACACGCCAGCCGTCAGTGCAAACGGCCGTTGAAGCATGGCACGAACTTTTGACTCAATCTTCTGAGAAAATTACTTTGATTTTGACTGGGTCTTATACAAACTTCGCTTTGTGGTATCGCGAATATCCTAAAGATGCTGCTAAGATTGACAAAGTGATTGCGATGGGGGGAACTTTATCGTCAGGCAATATGACCAGTGCTGCTGAATTTAACGTTTTCACAGATCCTGATGCGGCCAAGATCTTGTTAGCTTCAGAACTTCCGATCACAATGATTGGATTGGATGTCACGTTAAAAGCTTTAGTAAATCAAAAATGGCTTGATGATATTTCGGCTTTGAATCAGTCCGGCAGCATGATCGCCAGCTTGATTTCCCATTATAATGATCGGCACGTCGATGGCTGGCCCCTGCATGATGTCAATACAATCGGATATCTGTGCCATCCGGATTTTTATCAAGCGAAAAGATTATGGGTCGATGTTATCACTGATGGGCCGGCAATTGGCGAAACAGTTGCTGATATTCGCGCGGCCTATCATCAAGGACAGACTAATGTGACTGTTGTGACAGATATCAATCAGCCGGCTTTTGCACAATGGCTGAAGACAGAAATTTCTTTGATGTTAAGATAA
- the hflX gene encoding GTPase HflX, whose product MTAQLFDTKKEQQKVILTAIENQQNSSNFAYTIEEFKNLAAANDLQVVDVLTQKSDHPSAGTYFGKGKVTELKELVQAREAQLVISNDDLTATQIRNLERLIGNGVHVVDRTALILDIFAGRAKTKIAKLQVRLAQKQYQLPRLHTSLANELDQQGGAGGGSFTSRGSGETKLELNRRTIEEQIIQIKTELKTLLAASSTQRKQRDHSGLKTVALVGYTNAGKSSWMNRIIGKFAENTGDSDEKKVFEKDMLFATLDATVRAIRLPNKRRFLLSDTVGFVSNLPHNLVASFQSTLDEAAHADLLIQVVDVSDEHYHEMIATTKSTLKEISADQIPMITIFNKADKAGMTYPERNGEDLIASALDDKSLDALISLLDKHLFADLKTVDMLIPFDQGAILNRIIQENQILKQDYEDQGTQITVELPETQIHEYQRFIH is encoded by the coding sequence TTGACAGCTCAACTATTTGATACTAAAAAAGAACAACAAAAAGTTATTTTAACTGCAATCGAAAACCAGCAGAATTCAAGTAACTTCGCTTATACAATTGAAGAATTCAAAAACTTAGCGGCAGCTAATGACTTGCAAGTAGTCGATGTTTTGACACAAAAATCTGATCATCCTAGTGCTGGCACTTATTTTGGCAAGGGCAAAGTCACTGAGCTAAAAGAACTGGTTCAGGCCCGAGAGGCACAATTGGTTATTTCGAACGATGATTTAACAGCGACACAAATCAGGAACTTAGAAAGACTGATTGGCAATGGCGTGCATGTTGTTGACCGCACGGCCTTGATCCTTGATATTTTTGCCGGCCGAGCTAAGACTAAAATCGCGAAATTACAAGTTCGTTTGGCGCAAAAACAGTATCAGCTGCCACGACTGCATACTTCTTTAGCTAACGAACTTGACCAACAAGGCGGTGCCGGCGGCGGCTCTTTTACAAGCCGTGGCTCTGGTGAAACGAAGTTGGAATTAAATCGTCGGACGATCGAAGAACAAATTATTCAAATTAAAACGGAATTAAAAACCTTGCTGGCAGCTTCTTCAACACAACGCAAACAGCGAGATCATTCTGGATTGAAGACAGTTGCTTTAGTTGGCTATACGAATGCAGGAAAGTCGTCTTGGATGAATCGTATCATTGGAAAATTTGCTGAAAATACCGGCGATTCTGATGAAAAAAAAGTATTTGAGAAGGACATGCTGTTTGCAACTTTGGATGCAACTGTTCGTGCAATTCGCTTGCCAAATAAACGACGTTTTCTCTTATCGGACACAGTTGGATTCGTTTCTAATCTGCCGCATAATTTAGTTGCAAGTTTTCAGTCCACCTTAGACGAAGCAGCACATGCTGATTTATTAATTCAAGTTGTTGATGTTTCTGATGAGCATTATCACGAAATGATTGCCACGACCAAGAGCACTTTAAAAGAAATTTCGGCTGACCAAATTCCGATGATCACGATTTTCAATAAAGCTGATAAAGCTGGAATGACTTACCCAGAACGAAATGGTGAAGACCTGATCGCCAGTGCCTTAGATGATAAGTCTCTGGATGCCTTGATCAGCTTATTAGACAAGCATTTGTTTGCTGACTTAAAAACAGTTGATATGCTGATTCCGTTTGATCAAGGTGCTATCCTAAATCGAATCATTCAAGAAAATCAGATTTTAAAACAAGATTATGAAGATCAGGGTACTCAAATTACAGTTGAATTGCCGGAAACTCAGATTCATGAATATCAGCGGTTCATTCATTGA
- a CDS encoding NAD(P)H-hydrate epimerase → MGRETMTYISAEQSRLFDDFAINKMGISSVVLMERAALAVYRRLLESPNFSLKKVLVIAGTGNNGGDGAAVARLLHLRGISATIWLLGDRQKASIEMQRQLTIAENYGLSVVSSVDDLKNYSTIVDAIFGVGLSRDIKGKFAQVVEQINQSAIPVMAVDIPTGIHADNGQVMAIAVKATETVTMSYNKLGLAEKTGQAFAGLVTISDIGVYDPNSLKRYLD, encoded by the coding sequence ATGGGTCGTGAGACAATGACATATATTTCAGCCGAACAATCACGTCTTTTTGATGATTTTGCCATTAATAAAATGGGTATTTCTTCGGTTGTGTTAATGGAACGCGCGGCATTGGCAGTCTATCGAAGACTATTGGAGAGTCCTAATTTTAGTTTAAAAAAAGTCTTAGTTATCGCTGGAACTGGCAACAATGGCGGCGATGGTGCAGCTGTGGCACGGTTGCTTCATCTAAGAGGCATTTCAGCCACGATTTGGTTGCTAGGCGACCGCCAAAAAGCATCGATTGAGATGCAGAGGCAATTAACGATTGCTGAAAACTATGGTCTTTCAGTCGTATCCAGCGTTGATGATCTTAAAAATTATTCAACGATCGTGGATGCAATTTTTGGTGTTGGCCTGTCTCGTGATATTAAGGGCAAATTTGCTCAAGTAGTTGAGCAGATCAACCAAAGTGCGATCCCAGTCATGGCAGTTGATATACCGACTGGTATTCATGCAGATAACGGCCAAGTGATGGCGATTGCTGTAAAAGCCACAGAAACAGTGACCATGTCTTATAACAAATTAGGTTTAGCTGAGAAAACAGGCCAAGCATTTGCTGGTCTTGTCACAATTTCCGATATTGGTGTTTATGACCCTAACAGCTTAAAGCGCTATCTTGATTAA
- a CDS encoding aldo/keto reductase, translated as MYEASNARYDGMLYKRVGNSGLKLSALALGFWHNFGSVDPFEKQKAIVHEAFDLGITYFDLANNYGPTPGSAEENFGRILAEDFKSYRDEMIIASKAGYQMWPGPYGEWGSRKSIIASADQSLKRLGLDYVDIFYSHRPDPATPLEETALALDQLVRNGKALYIGISNYSGQQTQSMIKLFRDLKTPFVIHQPRYNMFNREAETDLFPILHTEHQAAAVFSPLSQGLLTNKYLNGIPEDSRANRTSSHFLESKQVEETIQTVRQLNEIAVSRDQSLAQMALAWNLRVPEVASVLIGASRPEQLVDNVKALDHLAFSDDELKQIDQILLRQPRIDWSNN; from the coding sequence ATGTACGAAGCATCTAATGCACGATATGACGGAATGCTTTACAAGCGAGTGGGGAATAGCGGCCTAAAATTGTCGGCACTTGCTTTGGGATTCTGGCACAATTTTGGTAGTGTCGATCCCTTTGAGAAACAAAAGGCCATTGTTCACGAAGCTTTTGATTTAGGGATCACTTATTTTGATCTAGCAAATAATTATGGTCCGACTCCCGGCAGTGCTGAAGAAAACTTTGGCCGTATTCTGGCCGAAGATTTTAAATCTTATCGAGATGAAATGATTATTGCTAGTAAAGCCGGCTATCAGATGTGGCCTGGTCCTTATGGCGAATGGGGATCACGCAAAAGTATTATCGCTAGTGCTGATCAGAGTTTAAAGCGACTGGGCTTGGATTATGTTGACATTTTTTATTCCCATCGTCCAGACCCGGCAACACCATTAGAAGAAACTGCCTTAGCATTAGACCAGCTTGTTAGAAATGGCAAAGCTTTATATATTGGTATTTCAAACTATAGCGGTCAGCAAACGCAAAGCATGATTAAATTATTTCGTGATTTGAAAACGCCTTTTGTCATCCACCAGCCTAGATATAACATGTTCAATCGAGAGGCAGAGACGGATTTATTCCCGATTCTGCACACGGAACATCAAGCCGCTGCGGTATTCAGCCCGTTATCGCAAGGCCTTTTAACGAACAAATATTTAAATGGTATTCCAGAAGATTCCCGAGCGAACCGCACATCCAGCCATTTTCTCGAAAGCAAGCAAGTTGAAGAAACGATCCAAACGGTTCGTCAACTGAACGAAATTGCCGTCAGCCGGGATCAAAGTTTGGCACAAATGGCACTAGCTTGGAATTTAAGAGTGCCAGAAGTTGCCAGTGTTTTGATTGGTGCTAGCCGTCCAGAACAGCTGGTGGATAATGTCAAAGCTTTGGATCATCTTGCTTTTTCCGATGATGAACTGAAACAAATTGACCAGATATTGCTGAGACAGCCTAGGATAGATTGGTCAAACAATTAA
- the ade gene encoding adenine deaminase: protein MGKQVDLHIYNAKILDVFNQKFEDTDLWIDHNSIYFRGQSQDLTTKNNFDAQGKYIVPGLIDAHLHIESSLLAPSELAKLELKHGITRIFADPHEIGSVSGVSGLFYMIEEARNTPLHIHYMLPSSVPATSFEHAGAVLHADALKAFYGFPEINGLAEVMDFPAVEKGDPDMLQKIKDAQNAGHHADGHGSGLSRQQLAVYRAVGIDTDHESTSGTEALERIQAGMKVFIREGTVERDEKAILPVVHKNNQSYFSFCTDDKSAIDIEKEGSIDNNVRLAIDAGIPAERAFTMASYNAAIAQHIDNVGALTDGFVADLVVTNDPTHFQAEKIMTNGQWVADLASQVLTFTSPAINTTLSLSDLKLPLRSDKAHVINIEPQHITTKHTVESVQRDADGNFSADENYAKIVVAERYHDLGHGLGIIHGFNLKEGAIASTIAHDSHNMIIAGVDDKAMIIAYDRLKRMGGGLILVDKNGFTRELPLEIAGLMSNRPYDEVIKKQKALRTAFASISENITFDPFLTLSFMALPVIPSLKITDQGLFDVDQFKFIDINPA, encoded by the coding sequence ATGGGAAAACAAGTTGATTTACACATTTATAACGCCAAGATTTTAGATGTTTTTAACCAAAAGTTCGAAGATACTGATTTATGGATTGATCACAATTCGATTTATTTTCGTGGCCAGTCTCAAGATTTGACCACAAAAAATAATTTTGATGCGCAAGGCAAGTATATTGTCCCTGGACTAATTGATGCCCATTTACATATCGAGTCATCTCTATTAGCGCCTTCAGAACTCGCCAAATTGGAATTAAAACACGGAATTACTCGTATATTTGCCGATCCGCATGAAATTGGGTCAGTTTCGGGTGTTTCCGGGCTTTTTTATATGATTGAAGAAGCCAGAAATACACCTTTGCATATCCATTACATGCTGCCTAGTTCAGTACCGGCAACTAGTTTTGAACATGCGGGTGCCGTTTTACATGCTGACGCTTTAAAAGCTTTTTACGGTTTTCCAGAAATCAATGGCCTCGCTGAAGTCATGGATTTCCCAGCTGTCGAAAAGGGTGATCCAGATATGCTGCAGAAGATTAAAGACGCTCAAAATGCTGGTCATCATGCTGATGGTCATGGATCTGGTTTGAGTCGTCAGCAATTGGCCGTTTATCGAGCAGTCGGAATTGATACCGACCACGAAAGTACATCTGGCACCGAGGCTTTAGAGCGTATTCAAGCTGGCATGAAGGTATTCATTCGCGAAGGAACGGTTGAACGCGACGAAAAGGCGATTCTACCGGTTGTACATAAAAATAATCAGTCTTATTTCTCTTTTTGTACTGATGACAAGTCCGCGATCGATATCGAAAAAGAAGGTTCGATCGACAATAATGTTCGTTTAGCCATCGATGCTGGTATTCCGGCTGAACGTGCTTTTACAATGGCCAGTTACAATGCTGCCATCGCTCAGCATATAGACAATGTCGGTGCTTTGACAGACGGTTTCGTGGCTGACCTCGTCGTCACAAATGATCCCACACACTTCCAAGCTGAAAAAATTATGACTAATGGCCAATGGGTTGCAGATCTCGCTTCTCAGGTATTGACCTTCACAAGCCCTGCCATCAATACAACACTATCCTTATCGGATCTTAAACTACCTTTAAGATCCGATAAAGCACACGTCATCAATATCGAACCGCAGCACATCACGACCAAACATACCGTTGAATCAGTCCAACGCGATGCCGATGGTAATTTTTCGGCTGATGAAAATTATGCCAAAATTGTTGTAGCTGAACGTTATCATGACTTAGGACACGGCTTGGGTATTATACATGGTTTCAATCTCAAAGAAGGTGCCATCGCTTCAACGATCGCACACGATTCACATAATATGATCATCGCCGGAGTTGATGACAAAGCTATGATTATCGCTTATGATCGTTTAAAACGAATGGGCGGCGGTCTAATCCTTGTTGACAAAAATGGTTTCACACGTGAACTACCGCTAGAAATTGCCGGTCTTATGTCAAACAGGCCCTACGATGAAGTAATTAAAAAACAAAAGGCTTTACGTACTGCTTTTGCTAGTATTTCAGAAAATATTACTTTTGATCCTTTTTTAACGCTCTCTTTTATGGCCTTACCAGTTATTCCCAGTCTAAAAATCACCGATCAAGGCCTGTTCGATGTTGATCAGTTTAAATTTATCGATATTAATCCCGCTTAA
- the rpiA gene encoding ribose-5-phosphate isomerase RpiA, whose product MNKELQDSLKRKAAVKAADYVENGMIVGLGSGSTVTMLVDELGRRVQKDGLQFTGVATSISTAQQAKSLGIKIVDLDMVDAIDLTIDGADEVDSHFNGIKGGGGNLLWEKIVAINSKKIIWVVDQSKVVDTIGAFHLAVDVIPLGSQHLLKKFDDAGLKPVIRIGKDDHPFKTDSNNLIIDLHLQKIEEAKKLADYLIKTVGVVEHGLFLNMVDTVIVGKEGTPQVLTNPNHG is encoded by the coding sequence ATGAATAAAGAACTTCAGGATAGTCTTAAAAGAAAAGCTGCGGTTAAAGCTGCGGATTATGTGGAAAACGGCATGATCGTGGGCCTTGGCAGCGGTTCCACTGTGACAATGCTAGTTGACGAACTAGGCCGTCGCGTTCAAAAAGATGGCTTGCAATTCACGGGTGTCGCTACCTCGATTTCGACAGCACAACAGGCCAAGTCCCTAGGGATTAAAATCGTTGACTTGGACATGGTTGATGCGATTGACCTCACAATTGACGGTGCTGATGAGGTTGACAGTCATTTTAACGGTATTAAAGGCGGCGGCGGTAATCTGCTTTGGGAAAAAATCGTCGCAATCAACTCCAAAAAAATCATTTGGGTCGTTGACCAGTCTAAGGTCGTCGATACGATCGGCGCCTTTCACTTAGCTGTAGACGTTATTCCTTTGGGCAGTCAGCATCTGTTAAAAAAATTCGATGATGCCGGCTTGAAGCCTGTGATTCGAATCGGTAAGGACGACCATCCTTTTAAAACTGATTCCAATAATTTGATCATTGATCTTCATTTGCAAAAAATTGAAGAAGCAAAAAAGCTTGCCGATTATTTAATTAAGACTGTCGGTGTCGTTGAACATGGTTTGTTTTTGAATATGGTCGACACAGTTATCGTTGGCAAAGAAGGTACGCCCCAAGTGCTGACAAATCCAAATCATGGTTAA
- a CDS encoding ribose-phosphate diphosphokinase has translation MTANEHRMVLVALSANLPLAEKIAKRLHQPLAGVNLDRFADGEIRLNITNSVRGDNVFVIAPTASSPHASVNDNIMELFIAVDALRRASAHAINIVMPYYGYARQDRKARSRESIAARVIADHLEQAGVTRVIAFDLHASQIQGFFDIPVDHLMGAPILADYLLSHHLVDLDNAVVVSPDHGGVRRARELNQFLGLPDAYAVIDKRRPVDKKNTVEVMNLIGDVDGKTAIIIDDMIDTGHTIVEGAKLLRAKGAKKIIVVASHALLSGDAPKLLQESDFDHVIVTDSIDIPESKRFDKLQIVSADDLFARAITAVQENTSVSPLFQNKYHRGFESD, from the coding sequence ATGACTGCAAATGAACACCGTATGGTTTTGGTGGCCCTTTCGGCTAATCTACCACTTGCCGAAAAAATTGCGAAAAGACTGCATCAACCGTTAGCTGGCGTCAATTTGGATCGTTTTGCTGACGGAGAAATCCGTTTAAACATCACAAATTCTGTTCGAGGAGATAACGTGTTTGTTATTGCACCGACGGCTTCTTCGCCGCATGCTAGTGTCAATGACAATATTATGGAATTGTTTATTGCTGTGGATGCTTTGCGCCGTGCTTCAGCTCATGCGATCAATATTGTAATGCCTTATTATGGTTACGCTAGACAAGATCGAAAGGCTCGCAGCCGTGAATCGATCGCTGCTCGTGTGATTGCTGATCACCTAGAACAAGCTGGTGTTACGCGTGTCATTGCTTTTGATCTTCATGCTTCTCAAATTCAAGGTTTTTTCGATATTCCAGTTGACCATTTAATGGGTGCACCTATTCTAGCTGACTATTTGTTGTCGCATCATTTAGTTGATCTAGATAATGCTGTTGTTGTTTCACCTGATCATGGCGGCGTGCGCCGGGCTCGTGAATTAAATCAATTTTTAGGACTGCCCGATGCCTATGCTGTGATTGATAAGCGCCGCCCAGTTGATAAAAAAAATACAGTCGAAGTGATGAATTTAATTGGTGACGTTGATGGGAAAACAGCCATCATTATTGACGACATGATCGATACTGGTCATACGATCGTTGAAGGTGCCAAACTTTTACGGGCCAAGGGCGCTAAAAAAATTATCGTTGTCGCCAGCCACGCGCTATTATCAGGGGATGCGCCAAAACTTTTACAGGAGTCTGACTTTGATCATGTGATCGTAACTGATTCGATTGATATTCCGGAAAGCAAACGTTTTGACAAATTGCAAATTGTGAGTGCTGATGATTTGTTTGCGCGTGCGATCACAGCTGTTCAAGAGAATACCAGTGTTAGTCCTTTGTTTCAGAACAAATATCATCGCGGTTTTGAATCGGATTGA
- a CDS encoding GNAT family N-acetyltransferase, whose protein sequence is MTINRINDPADQSSTATTSYKKIIIASQFGDGKVLDDTMTIRRPVFIIEEKVSEKDEIDGRDSQSLHYVAYKHNWQPVSCARVYLVGKDGWHIGRVATLAAFRGLGLASQVLQTIENNARSHNIKKLELEAQVHAISFYENLGYTAFGDIFLDAGIEHRKMTKNI, encoded by the coding sequence ATGACAATTAACAGGATTAATGACCCGGCTGACCAAAGCAGCACGGCAACGACCAGCTATAAAAAAATAATTATCGCCAGCCAGTTTGGCGATGGAAAAGTTTTAGATGATACAATGACGATCCGCCGACCAGTTTTCATCATTGAAGAAAAAGTCAGTGAAAAAGATGAAATAGATGGTCGTGACAGCCAATCTCTCCATTATGTTGCTTACAAGCATAATTGGCAGCCCGTTAGTTGCGCTCGTGTTTATTTAGTTGGCAAAGATGGTTGGCATATTGGTCGCGTGGCCACTTTAGCCGCTTTTCGTGGACTAGGATTAGCTAGTCAAGTCCTGCAAACAATTGAAAACAATGCTCGATCACATAATATAAAAAAACTTGAGCTGGAAGCTCAAGTTCATGCAATTTCATTTTACGAAAACTTAGGTTACACAGCTTTCGGAGATATTTTCCTGGATGCCGGCATCGAGCATCGGAAAATGACAAAAAATATTTGA
- the alr gene encoding alanine racemase yields the protein MVEAIHRPTRLEFSKSALAFNTDYVKRVSGAKTLWLAVKSNAYGHGLLLVSKIAKDCGIDGLAVAVIDEGIAIRQAGINDFILILGPTPVEDAALAAEYGFLTTVASLDWLKQADKILGDNKLSVNLAVDTGMNRIGARSKNVLKAEIDFLKQHPHHFSYDGIYTHFASSDNPDDTYFRKQKEHWYALTDGLPMPKYVHVMNSGAAMYHADELPACNSIARVGTVVYGVEPSEGVLGPIDALKAVFQLKSALTFVKKIPAGEGISYGSKFVTSKDTWIGTIPIGYGDGWLAEYQDFSLLIDGQRCRQVGQVAMDQMMVVLPHDYPIGTEVTLIGKDGQYENTLYDLHKHSGVPPWKITVAFSDRLKRLVVD from the coding sequence ATGGTAGAAGCGATACATAGGCCAACACGCTTGGAGTTTTCCAAGTCGGCGTTGGCATTTAATACTGATTATGTCAAACGGGTTTCTGGAGCCAAAACCTTGTGGTTGGCTGTGAAGTCAAATGCTTATGGGCACGGACTATTGCTTGTGTCTAAAATTGCCAAGGATTGTGGTATTGATGGACTCGCTGTAGCAGTAATTGATGAGGGTATTGCGATTCGCCAAGCCGGAATTAATGATTTCATTTTGATTCTTGGCCCGACACCCGTTGAAGATGCAGCACTAGCTGCTGAATATGGTTTTTTGACCACGGTTGCTTCTTTGGATTGGCTGAAACAAGCTGACAAAATTCTTGGTGATAACAAACTATCAGTTAATTTGGCTGTCGATACAGGCATGAATCGAATTGGCGCCCGTTCTAAAAATGTTTTAAAAGCCGAGATCGATTTTTTAAAGCAGCATCCCCATCATTTCTCATATGATGGTATCTATACGCATTTTGCCAGTTCTGATAATCCTGACGATACTTATTTTCGTAAACAAAAAGAACACTGGTATGCACTAACTGACGGTTTGCCTATGCCGAAATATGTTCATGTCATGAATTCTGGGGCCGCTATGTATCATGCTGATGAATTGCCAGCTTGTAATTCGATTGCAAGAGTCGGCACAGTCGTCTATGGTGTCGAACCCTCAGAAGGTGTTTTGGGACCAATTGATGCTTTAAAAGCTGTTTTCCAATTAAAATCAGCCTTGACCTTTGTTAAAAAAATTCCTGCTGGTGAAGGCATTAGTTATGGATCCAAATTTGTCACGAGCAAGGATACTTGGATCGGCACGATTCCGATTGGCTATGGGGATGGTTGGCTGGCGGAATATCAAGATTTCTCGTTATTGATCGATGGTCAGCGCTGTCGACAGGTCGGTCAAGTTGCCATGGATCAAATGATGGTGGTTTTGCCGCATGATTATCCAATTGGAACTGAAGTTACTTTGATCGGTAAAGACGGTCAATATGAAAATACACTATATGATCTGCACAAGCATTCCGGTGTGCCCCCTTGGAAGATCACGGTTGCATTTTCAGACCGCTTAAAAAGACTGGTTGTGGACTGA
- a CDS encoding NAD(P)/FAD-dependent oxidoreductase: MAKDVFDIVIIGAGPAGLFAQFYAGLRELKTALIESTARVGGQITALYPEKTILDLAAFIGIPGRDLVAKLDQQAQLVNGNTFLNSEVTDIKKTASEFSVEINHHAAIQAKSVIIATGHGSFSPRKIDVPGASEAQQAGLLAYTLPDLSQTKNQQFAVVGGGNTAIDYALELVNHGKQVHLIHRRDNFRALESSMTKLENSDLTTFVTPKKISGLTKQAGKLLIQLQDMHDDSVNTLLVDQLIAGYGFTASFETIDHWQDKPQQYQQGFLTDTAQMTTTPGLFAVGDAASHLGKSDLIISAFGEVPIAVNQAVRYFDPDRGGPQHSTAINTKEIFKHG; the protein is encoded by the coding sequence ATGGCAAAAGACGTCTTTGATATTGTGATTATAGGTGCTGGCCCCGCTGGCTTGTTTGCACAATTTTACGCTGGTCTTCGCGAATTGAAAACAGCTTTAATTGAGTCGACGGCACGAGTTGGTGGTCAAATAACTGCTTTGTACCCAGAGAAAACAATTCTTGATCTAGCCGCTTTTATAGGCATCCCCGGTCGTGATCTGGTCGCAAAGCTCGATCAGCAGGCTCAATTAGTTAACGGCAATACTTTTTTAAACTCCGAAGTGACAGACATTAAAAAAACAGCATCGGAATTCAGCGTTGAAATTAATCATCACGCTGCAATTCAAGCAAAATCAGTCATCATTGCGACGGGTCATGGCTCTTTCAGTCCAAGAAAAATTGACGTACCTGGTGCTAGCGAGGCACAGCAAGCCGGATTGTTAGCTTACACGCTGCCTGATTTGTCGCAAACAAAAAATCAGCAGTTTGCCGTCGTCGGTGGTGGCAATACGGCGATCGATTATGCTTTGGAATTAGTCAATCATGGCAAACAAGTCCACTTGATCCATCGTCGCGATAATTTCAGAGCCTTAGAATCTTCGATGACAAAATTAGAAAATAGTGATTTGACGACTTTTGTGACACCGAAGAAGATCAGCGGCTTGACCAAACAAGCCGGAAAATTGCTGATCCAACTGCAAGATATGCATGATGACAGTGTGAATACACTTTTAGTAGATCAGTTAATTGCTGGATATGGGTTCACAGCCTCTTTTGAGACAATTGATCATTGGCAGGATAAACCTCAGCAATATCAGCAAGGGTTTTTAACGGATACTGCACAGATGACAACCACGCCAGGTCTTTTTGCCGTTGGCGATGCTGCAAGTCATTTGGGCAAATCTGACCTGATTATCAGTGCTTTTGGTGAAGTGCCAATCGCTGTCAACCAGGCTGTTCGCTATTTCGATCCTGATCGCGGCGGGCCACAGCATTCGACCGCTATCAATACAAAGGAGATTTTCAAACATGGCTAA
- a CDS encoding GAF domain-containing protein, which translates to MANLKADSMLSQLFLAAYEDETDRIANLANAAAVLMQFVPDINWAGFYLLDEKTDTLLLGPFQGLPATTRIDQGKGVVGTAFIKQEATYVPNVHQFAGHIACDPASNSEIVLPLTSKQGKKIGVLDIDSKKIDRFDTQIQLDLTAFTQTLLDHI; encoded by the coding sequence ATGGCTAATTTAAAAGCAGATTCAATGTTGAGCCAGCTGTTTTTGGCAGCTTACGAAGACGAAACAGATCGGATTGCCAATTTGGCCAATGCCGCTGCTGTTTTGATGCAGTTTGTTCCCGACATTAATTGGGCTGGTTTTTATTTGCTCGATGAAAAGACGGATACTTTACTGCTAGGACCATTTCAAGGCTTGCCAGCCACTACTAGGATCGATCAGGGCAAGGGTGTTGTCGGTACAGCTTTCATCAAACAAGAAGCAACCTATGTTCCAAACGTACATCAGTTTGCTGGTCATATTGCCTGTGATCCCGCTTCTAACTCTGAAATTGTTCTGCCTCTGACTAGCAAACAAGGCAAAAAAATCGGTGTTTTGGATATTGACTCGAAAAAAATTGACCGTTTCGACACACAAATACAGCTGGATCTAACAGCTTTCACGCAGACTTTGCTGGATCATATTTAA